A single genomic interval of Flavobacteriales bacterium harbors:
- a CDS encoding MOSC domain-containing protein: MTAPVLASLHCYPIKSVGGFAMHEARLTDRGFAHDRRWMLVDAAGRFLTQRELPSMACLRTEPAEDGFTVIDHRDEEHLSLPWTLEDGPEPEVDIWGTRVRAREAPSGWSAWFSTRVGGAVRLVHMPDATHRPIDERYARGLTSLSDGFPYLIVSQASVNALNERLDVPVPVDRFRPNLVIGGGVAHQEDGWREVRIGTARFSLVKPCARCIITTTDQRTGERGREPLRTLATYRTMDGKVHFGMNAVADTQGLVRVGDPISIPDRP; the protein is encoded by the coding sequence ATGACCGCTCCTGTTCTCGCCTCCCTGCATTGCTATCCGATCAAGTCGGTCGGCGGCTTCGCCATGCACGAGGCGCGGCTCACCGACCGTGGGTTCGCGCACGACCGGCGCTGGATGCTGGTGGATGCCGCCGGGCGTTTCCTCACCCAGCGCGAGCTGCCCTCCATGGCGTGCCTCCGCACGGAACCGGCGGAGGACGGCTTCACGGTGATCGACCATCGCGATGAGGAGCACCTGAGCCTGCCCTGGACCTTGGAGGACGGCCCCGAACCCGAGGTGGACATCTGGGGAACGCGCGTGCGCGCGCGCGAGGCACCATCGGGCTGGTCCGCCTGGTTCAGCACGCGTGTGGGCGGTGCGGTGCGGCTGGTGCACATGCCCGATGCGACGCATCGCCCCATCGACGAGCGCTATGCCCGCGGGTTGACCTCGCTGAGCGATGGCTTCCCCTACCTGATCGTGTCGCAGGCCTCGGTCAATGCGCTGAACGAACGCCTCGACGTGCCGGTGCCCGTGGACCGCTTCCGCCCGAACCTGGTGATCGGCGGTGGCGTGGCGCATCAGGAGGACGGTTGGCGCGAGGTGCGGATCGGCACGGCGCGGTTCTCCCTGGTGAAGCCCTGCGCACGCTGCATCATCACCACCACCGACCAGCGCACGGGTGAGCGTGGCAGGGAGCCGCTCCGTACGCTGGCCACCTACCGCACGATGGACGGCAAGGTGCACTTCGGCATGAACGCGGTCGCCGATACGCAGGGCCTGGTGCGTGTGGGCGATCCCATCTCGATCCCGGACCGGCCATGA
- a CDS encoding queuosine precursor transporter, translating to MIHSILADKATRLYLILGGFFVANALIAEMIGVKLFQLETLLGMPKADFTLLGQPHLSFVLSVGVLPWPIVFIMTDVINDYYGVRGVRFLTLLTTALIAFAFVVMFFAIRMPAEQGWWTGSSAAQGVPDMQAAFTAIFGQGMNIILGSLTAFVVGQLVDAFVFRRIKRITGDRRIWLRATGSTVVSQLVDSVVVTYMAFWVLKDMSFPMATALVLTAYSYKLVVAVLSTPLVYLVHAGVERYLGTERAAAMRLAALRQHEVA from the coding sequence ATGATCCACTCCATCCTCGCCGACAAGGCCACCCGCCTCTACCTCATCCTGGGCGGCTTCTTCGTGGCCAACGCGCTCATCGCCGAGATGATCGGGGTGAAGCTGTTCCAGTTGGAGACCTTGCTGGGGATGCCGAAAGCGGACTTCACGCTGCTCGGCCAGCCGCACCTGAGCTTCGTGCTGAGCGTGGGCGTACTGCCCTGGCCCATCGTCTTCATCATGACGGATGTGATCAACGACTACTACGGCGTGCGCGGGGTCCGCTTCCTCACCCTCCTCACCACGGCGCTCATCGCCTTCGCCTTCGTCGTGATGTTCTTCGCCATCCGCATGCCGGCGGAGCAGGGCTGGTGGACCGGCAGCAGCGCGGCGCAGGGCGTGCCCGACATGCAGGCGGCCTTCACGGCCATCTTCGGCCAGGGCATGAACATCATCCTCGGATCGCTCACCGCCTTCGTGGTGGGGCAGCTGGTGGACGCCTTCGTGTTCCGCCGCATCAAGCGCATCACCGGCGACCGGCGGATCTGGCTGCGCGCCACCGGCAGCACCGTGGTGAGCCAGCTGGTGGACAGCGTGGTGGTGACCTACATGGCGTTCTGGGTCCTCAAGGACATGAGCTTCCCCATGGCCACGGCGCTGGTGCTCACCGCATACAGCTACAAGCTCGTCGTGGCCGTTCTGAGCACGCCGCTGGTATACCTCGTCCACGCCGGCGTGGAGCGCTATCTTGGCACGGAACGGGCGGCGGCGATGCGCCTGGCCGCGCTCCGCCAGCACGAGGTAGCATGA
- a CDS encoding GNAT family N-acetyltransferase, translating into MSDSVIIEPVSKVDDAGFHRLVSREQDRLRAYFPVTLGRCTDVGATRRYLKELVSMAKDGTFFCFVLRDYEGSDPIGAVFLKQFDRTVGRCEVAYFIDEPHSGQGYGTLGVMWAVDHAFSRLGMGKVVARIAPDNTASIRVAEHCGFQREGLLRREFRTGHGELVDLLYYGNLRP; encoded by the coding sequence ATGAGCGATTCGGTGATCATCGAGCCGGTGAGCAAGGTGGACGACGCCGGCTTCCACAGGCTGGTGAGCCGGGAACAGGACCGTCTCCGCGCCTACTTCCCGGTGACCTTGGGCCGCTGCACGGACGTGGGCGCCACCCGACGCTACCTCAAGGAGCTGGTGTCCATGGCGAAGGACGGGACCTTCTTCTGTTTCGTGCTGCGCGACTATGAGGGTTCCGACCCCATCGGCGCGGTGTTCCTGAAGCAGTTCGACCGCACGGTGGGCCGCTGCGAGGTGGCCTACTTCATCGATGAGCCGCACAGCGGGCAGGGCTACGGCACCCTGGGGGTGATGTGGGCCGTGGACCATGCCTTCAGCCGGCTGGGCATGGGCAAGGTGGTGGCGCGCATCGCGCCGGACAACACCGCCAGCATCCGGGTGGCCGAGCACTGCGGCTTCCAGCGCGAGGGCCTGCTGCGCCGCGAGTTCCGCACCGGCCATGGCGAGCTGGTGGACCTGTTGTACTACGGGAATCTGCGCCCATGA
- a CDS encoding IS630 family transposase: protein MRENDSRKLSMPELNERRRQAVQCRLKGMGLKETAELCGMSRNTVNEAWQRYKAGGWKAIRVWKTGRPVGKGRILTSEQEKETQRLIRDRTPDQLKMPYALWNRQAVRELIERRYDRKLAIRSVGLYLERWGFTPQKPLRKAYEQRPEAVRKWLHEDYPAIRARAKAEGAVIHWGDETGLRSDDVRGRSYSLRGHTPVVRVNHNRHGCSVISTVTNRGEMRWMVFKGALNSSILIGFLRRLVKDSDNKVFLILDNLRVHHSKPVKEWLEEHLESIEVFHLPSYSPELNPVEVANAALKDAVTKHAPARKKGQLELFTSRFLRSLQRHPKRIIALFQKDTVRYAA, encoded by the coding sequence ATGCGCGAGAACGACTCCAGGAAGCTGTCGATGCCCGAGCTCAATGAGCGTCGTAGGCAGGCGGTGCAATGCAGGCTCAAGGGCATGGGCCTGAAGGAAACGGCCGAACTCTGTGGCATGTCCCGCAACACGGTGAACGAAGCCTGGCAACGGTACAAGGCCGGTGGCTGGAAGGCCATTCGTGTGTGGAAGACCGGTCGCCCGGTGGGCAAGGGACGCATCCTGACAAGTGAGCAGGAGAAGGAGACACAACGGCTGATCCGTGACAGAACGCCCGATCAGTTGAAAATGCCTTATGCGTTGTGGAACCGGCAAGCGGTGCGCGAGCTGATCGAGCGGCGCTACGACCGCAAGCTGGCCATACGCAGTGTGGGGCTCTATCTGGAGCGCTGGGGATTTACGCCGCAGAAGCCACTGCGCAAGGCCTACGAGCAGCGACCGGAGGCGGTGCGCAAGTGGCTGCACGAGGATTATCCGGCCATCCGTGCACGTGCCAAGGCTGAAGGTGCCGTGATCCACTGGGGCGATGAGACCGGTCTGCGCAGTGATGACGTTCGCGGGCGCAGCTACTCCCTGCGAGGCCACACTCCCGTGGTCAGGGTGAACCACAACCGCCACGGCTGTTCGGTGATCTCCACGGTGACCAATCGCGGGGAAATGCGCTGGATGGTCTTCAAGGGCGCACTGAACAGCAGCATCCTGATCGGCTTTCTGAGAAGACTGGTCAAGGATAGCGACAACAAGGTGTTCCTGATCTTGGACAACCTCAGGGTCCACCACAGCAAGCCGGTCAAGGAATGGCTCGAGGAGCATCTGGAGAGCATCGAGGTCTTCCACCTGCCGAGTTATTCGCCCGAACTCAACCCGGTGGAAGTAGCGAACGCAGCGCTGAAGGATGCCGTCACCAAGCACGCTCCAGCACGCAAGAAGGGGCAGCTTGAACTCTTCACATCACGCTTCCTGCGTTCCCTCCAGCGACACCCCAAGCGCATCATCGCACTGTTCCAGAAAGACACCGTTCGTTACGCAGCCTGA
- a CDS encoding cupin domain-containing protein — translation MKRTIDLHAIGERIQFNDARERTNGQRSEATLSLGPGNKGPGPHVHFGQEEGFKVNSGTLIVTIGKKEVTLGPGQSTVIRSGEAHNFRNGSATERVEAEFWYEPALHIEWMLQSMGDTAMERGGDWNKVPPLAAMHLLWKMRKEYRLAGMPFWLQDALFGFALLLARLTGAHKRWPLPAGLR, via the coding sequence ATGAAACGGACGATCGACCTCCATGCCATCGGCGAGCGCATCCAGTTCAACGATGCCCGCGAGCGCACCAACGGCCAACGAAGCGAGGCCACGTTGAGCCTTGGGCCTGGCAACAAAGGCCCGGGTCCGCACGTCCACTTCGGGCAGGAAGAGGGCTTCAAGGTGAACAGCGGGACCTTGATCGTGACCATCGGCAAGAAGGAGGTGACCCTCGGTCCCGGGCAGAGCACTGTGATCCGTTCTGGCGAGGCGCACAACTTCCGCAATGGGAGCGCCACCGAGCGGGTGGAGGCGGAGTTCTGGTACGAGCCGGCGCTGCATATCGAATGGATGCTGCAGTCGATGGGCGATACGGCGATGGAACGCGGCGGCGATTGGAACAAGGTGCCGCCCTTGGCCGCCATGCACCTGTTGTGGAAGATGCGGAAGGAGTACCGGCTGGCGGGCATGCCGTTCTGGTTGCAGGATGCCCTCTTCGGCTTCGCTTTGCTGCTCGCTCGGCTCACCGGCGCGCATAAGCGGTGGCCGCTGCCTGCGGGTCTCCGCTGA
- a CDS encoding T9SS type A sorting domain-containing protein, with amino-acid sequence MNGNRGRRLAILAGLAGVVLLLAGWSAALEPRGHHNRLEDLLFRSADTDLVVLYSTYFATAGRCAGCHGHDVNGVASVDGSGRDVNAADDWRSTMMANSARDPFFRAKLEHEVLVNPGHQGAIEGKCLGCHAPLGFHEQRMLGGAPFTAAMLDTSTIGLDGVSCAACHQQDPDSAGRSFSGDLRFSIDTVYGPYQEDEINPAIMEFFVGFRPTFGEHIVDGRTCAGCHTLITETADLQGNLTGDRFVEQATWHEWLNSSYNGTSANCRSCHMPRIQDSIILASDYSFLPGHTPFGLHHLAGGNVYMLELMKQHRQQLGIPATDVQFDSTIARTLHNLRHRSVDLDVQLVDRSADTAWIDVTLQNLTGHKFPSGYPSRRAFVEVDVLNTDGDTLFHSGRIDAAWEVEGHDPAMEPHHDVIRGPDQAQIYELVMGDVNDDVTTVLERAKSPLKDNRLVPVGFSTTHSAYDTTRIAGVPAADIDFNHDALGLEGSGSDRVHYHVPLGGYEGPLQVQVRVWYQPVPPRWNAEMFAFNGPRIDSFRTMVDGMDGSPTLVTADSLFVGALGLGEGGATTVLVHPNPAPDGRVTVTGPAEVLEVFDAQGRRAVVQVVRQGDRSVLQLPSVPGTYLVVLRHRGVDRVERVVRP; translated from the coding sequence ATGAACGGGAACCGGGGCCGGCGCCTGGCGATCCTCGCCGGACTGGCGGGCGTGGTGCTGCTGCTGGCCGGCTGGAGCGCCGCCCTGGAGCCGCGCGGCCACCACAACCGGCTGGAGGATCTCCTGTTCCGCTCGGCGGACACGGACCTGGTGGTGCTGTACAGCACCTATTTCGCCACGGCCGGCCGCTGCGCGGGCTGCCACGGCCATGATGTGAACGGTGTGGCGAGCGTGGACGGCAGCGGCCGCGACGTGAACGCGGCCGACGACTGGCGCAGCACGATGATGGCCAACAGCGCCCGCGACCCCTTCTTCCGGGCCAAGCTGGAGCACGAAGTGCTGGTGAACCCCGGCCACCAGGGGGCCATCGAGGGCAAGTGCCTGGGCTGCCATGCGCCCCTCGGCTTCCACGAGCAGCGCATGCTGGGAGGCGCCCCCTTCACCGCGGCCATGCTGGACACGAGCACCATCGGGCTTGACGGCGTGAGCTGTGCGGCGTGCCACCAGCAGGACCCCGACAGCGCCGGCCGATCCTTCAGCGGTGACCTGCGCTTCAGCATCGACACGGTGTACGGCCCGTATCAGGAGGACGAGATCAACCCGGCGATCATGGAGTTCTTCGTCGGCTTCAGGCCCACCTTCGGGGAGCACATCGTGGATGGACGCACCTGCGCGGGCTGTCACACGCTGATCACTGAGACGGCGGACCTGCAGGGCAACCTCACGGGCGACCGGTTCGTGGAGCAGGCCACCTGGCACGAGTGGCTCAACTCGTCGTACAACGGCACCAGCGCCAACTGCCGCAGCTGCCACATGCCGCGCATCCAGGACAGCATCATCCTGGCCTCCGACTATTCGTTCCTTCCGGGGCACACACCCTTCGGGTTGCACCATCTGGCCGGTGGCAACGTGTACATGCTGGAGCTGATGAAGCAGCACCGCCAGCAGCTGGGCATCCCCGCCACCGACGTGCAGTTCGACAGCACCATCGCCCGCACGCTGCACAACCTGCGCCACCGCTCGGTGGACCTTGACGTGCAACTGGTGGACCGCAGCGCGGACACCGCATGGATCGATGTGACCCTGCAGAACCTCACGGGGCACAAGTTCCCCAGTGGTTACCCCAGCCGCCGCGCCTTCGTGGAGGTGGACGTGCTGAACACCGATGGCGACACGCTCTTCCACAGCGGGCGTATCGATGCGGCCTGGGAGGTGGAGGGCCATGATCCCGCCATGGAGCCGCACCACGATGTGATCCGCGGTCCGGACCAGGCCCAGATCTATGAGCTGGTGATGGGCGACGTGAACGACGACGTCACCACCGTGCTGGAGCGCGCCAAGAGCCCGTTGAAGGACAACCGCCTGGTGCCGGTGGGCTTCAGCACCACGCATTCGGCGTACGACACCACGCGCATCGCCGGCGTACCGGCGGCGGACATCGACTTCAACCACGATGCGCTCGGCCTGGAGGGCAGCGGCTCGGACCGTGTGCACTACCACGTGCCGCTCGGTGGCTACGAGGGTCCGCTGCAGGTGCAGGTGCGGGTGTGGTACCAGCCGGTGCCGCCCCGCTGGAACGCGGAGATGTTCGCCTTCAACGGCCCGCGCATCGACAGCTTCCGCACCATGGTGGACGGGATGGACGGCAGCCCCACGCTGGTGACGGCGGACAGCCTTTTCGTGGGCGCGCTGGGCCTCGGGGAGGGCGGAGCCACGACGGTGCTGGTGCATCCCAACCCCGCGCCAGACGGTCGCGTGACGGTGACCGGCCCCGCCGAGGTGCTGGAGGTCTTCGACGCGCAGGGGCGAAGGGCCGTCGTTCAGGTGGTGCGCCAGGGTGATCGGAGCGTGTTGCAACTGCCTTCGGTGCCAGGCACCTATCTGGTGGTGCTGCGCCACCGGGGTGTGGACCGCGTGGAACGCGTGGTGCGACCATGA
- a CDS encoding cytochrome C → MKRFIKILAAVLLLLAVVVGAGLLYITKALPDVDAPADLKVELTPERIERGRYLANSVCVCMDCHAQRDWSLFAGPPKPGTLGAGGDKFDRTMQFPGEFFARNITPFALKDWTDGELYRAITSGVSKDGHPFFPVMPYPNYNRLATEDVHSIIAYLRSLDPIATPAYPESTIDFPVNLIMRTVPEPPKPMDRPAPTDALYGEYVTNAAACIECHTNTVKGERVGQPFAGGFTFAFPDGSVLRSPNITPHPTDGIGAWDKAMFIARFKQYADSAYVHPKVGPGDFQTVMPWTMYATMTEQDLGAIYDHLAALKPVAGRVEKWTPAP, encoded by the coding sequence ATGAAACGGTTCATCAAGATCCTTGCTGCCGTGCTCCTGCTCCTGGCCGTGGTCGTCGGTGCAGGACTGCTTTACATCACAAAGGCCCTGCCCGATGTGGACGCGCCTGCGGACCTGAAGGTGGAGCTCACCCCCGAGCGGATCGAACGGGGGCGCTACCTCGCCAACAGTGTGTGCGTGTGCATGGACTGCCACGCGCAGCGTGACTGGAGCCTCTTTGCCGGTCCGCCCAAACCCGGGACGCTGGGGGCCGGCGGCGACAAGTTCGACCGCACCATGCAGTTCCCCGGCGAGTTCTTCGCACGCAACATCACCCCCTTCGCACTGAAGGACTGGACCGATGGCGAACTGTACCGGGCCATCACCAGCGGGGTCAGCAAGGACGGTCATCCCTTCTTCCCGGTGATGCCCTATCCGAACTACAACAGGCTGGCCACCGAGGACGTGCACAGCATCATCGCCTACCTGCGCTCCCTGGACCCCATCGCCACGCCGGCCTATCCGGAGAGCACGATCGACTTCCCGGTGAACCTCATCATGCGCACGGTGCCCGAGCCGCCAAAGCCCATGGACCGTCCCGCTCCGACCGACGCGCTCTATGGCGAGTATGTGACCAATGCGGCCGCCTGCATCGAGTGCCACACGAACACCGTGAAGGGCGAACGTGTGGGTCAGCCCTTCGCCGGAGGATTCACCTTCGCCTTCCCCGATGGCTCCGTGCTGCGGTCACCGAACATCACGCCGCACCCCACGGACGGCATCGGGGCCTGGGACAAGGCCATGTTCATCGCGCGGTTCAAGCAGTACGCCGACAGTGCCTACGTCCATCCAAAGGTGGGCCCGGGCGACTTCCAGACGGTGATGCCGTGGACGATGTACGCCACGATGACCGAGCAGGACCTCGGGGCGATCTACGACCACCTGGCGGCGCTGAAGCCGGTGGCGGGTCGGGTGGAGAAGTGGACGCCGGCCCCCTAG
- a CDS encoding NAD(P)H-dependent oxidoreductase subunit E, with amino-acid sequence MSKNITSLSGRDGKELDDALWDRLQAAADLTGTPSTDALTRIADEYLIGEAITYGTSTFYDFLKPENKGIKAYVCNGSACLVAGTQDKVHHALRKHFKEEEIGHMCCLGRCHENSAFHIGGRNYSGDSVDRVDEVVKAVREGGAHGVAANGGHHVGTTMEAPILTAPMPPLPEFYAVWERVLQSDPADILQEIKVATIRGRGGAGFPMGFKLEACRNATDTTGNGTPRKYIVCNADEGDPAAFSDRYLLEQRPHRVLLGMMIAGYCVGADTGVLYIRAEYPEAIAAVKEAIRELEAAGWIGTAIKGSGFHWRFKVIKAAGAYVCGEETALLNSIEGKRGEVRTRPPYPAQQGLFNRPTVVNNVETLACVPWVVEHGGAAFARLGSEKSNGSKLVCLDSGFNRPGLYEVECGTPLARVIDELGQGFARPTKALHIGGPLGGIVPMEKINALSIDFESFQKEGFLLGHASVLSIPAGFPMIDYLEHLFAFTAAESCGKCFPCRIGSTRGRELIQGARDGRRIDRALFQDLIETMEIGSLCALGGGLPLGVRNALQYFGDELRPAFT; translated from the coding sequence ATGTCGAAGAACATCACCTCCCTCTCCGGCCGCGACGGCAAGGAGCTGGACGACGCCCTGTGGGACCGGTTGCAAGCGGCCGCCGACCTTACGGGCACGCCATCAACGGACGCGCTCACCCGCATCGCGGATGAGTACCTCATCGGCGAGGCCATCACCTATGGCACCAGCACCTTCTACGACTTCCTGAAACCGGAGAACAAAGGCATCAAGGCCTACGTGTGCAACGGCAGCGCCTGCCTGGTGGCGGGCACGCAGGACAAGGTGCACCACGCACTGCGAAAGCACTTCAAGGAGGAGGAGATCGGGCACATGTGCTGCCTGGGGCGCTGCCACGAGAACAGCGCCTTCCACATCGGCGGTCGCAACTACAGCGGCGACAGCGTGGACCGCGTGGACGAGGTGGTGAAGGCGGTGCGTGAAGGTGGTGCGCACGGCGTGGCGGCGAACGGTGGGCACCATGTGGGCACCACCATGGAGGCCCCCATCCTCACAGCGCCCATGCCGCCGCTGCCGGAGTTCTACGCGGTGTGGGAGCGCGTGCTGCAGAGCGATCCGGCGGACATCCTGCAGGAGATCAAGGTGGCCACGATCCGCGGAAGAGGAGGGGCCGGTTTCCCCATGGGCTTCAAACTGGAGGCCTGCCGCAACGCCACCGACACCACCGGCAACGGCACCCCGCGCAAGTACATCGTGTGCAATGCGGACGAAGGCGATCCGGCGGCCTTCAGCGACCGGTACCTGCTGGAGCAGCGTCCGCACCGTGTGCTGCTCGGCATGATGATCGCCGGCTACTGTGTGGGGGCCGATACGGGTGTCCTCTACATCCGGGCGGAATATCCCGAAGCGATCGCCGCGGTGAAGGAGGCCATCCGGGAACTGGAGGCGGCCGGCTGGATCGGCACCGCCATCAAGGGCAGCGGCTTCCACTGGCGCTTCAAGGTGATCAAGGCGGCGGGTGCCTATGTGTGCGGTGAGGAGACGGCGCTGCTCAACAGCATCGAGGGCAAGCGCGGCGAGGTGCGCACCCGTCCCCCCTATCCGGCGCAGCAGGGTCTGTTCAACCGGCCCACGGTGGTGAACAACGTGGAGACGCTCGCCTGTGTGCCCTGGGTGGTGGAGCATGGCGGTGCGGCCTTCGCACGGCTCGGCTCCGAGAAGAGCAACGGCTCCAAGCTCGTCTGCCTGGACAGCGGCTTCAACCGCCCCGGTCTCTATGAGGTGGAGTGCGGCACCCCCCTCGCCCGTGTCATCGACGAGCTCGGCCAGGGCTTCGCCCGCCCCACCAAGGCGCTGCATATCGGCGGACCGCTCGGCGGCATCGTTCCGATGGAGAAGATCAACGCGCTCTCCATCGATTTCGAGAGCTTCCAGAAGGAGGGCTTCCTCCTCGGGCATGCGAGCGTGCTCAGCATCCCCGCCGGCTTTCCGATGATCGACTACCTGGAGCACCTCTTCGCGTTCACGGCGGCGGAGAGCTGCGGCAAGTGCTTCCCCTGTCGCATCGGTTCCACCCGTGGACGGGAGCTGATCCAGGGTGCACGCGACGGCCGGCGGATCGACCGGGCGCTGTTCCAGGACCTCATCGAGACGATGGAGATCGGGTCGTTGTGCGCGCTCGGCGGAGGACTGCCGCTCGGTGTACGCAATGCGCTTCAGTACTTCGGCGACGAGCTGCGTCCGGCGTTCACCTGA